In the genome of Amaranthus tricolor cultivar Red isolate AtriRed21 chromosome 15, ASM2621246v1, whole genome shotgun sequence, one region contains:
- the LOC130801434 gene encoding pollen receptor-like kinase 1, translated as MAFKRYLYLYSFIFVFIIFLHIAISHGASSSLEDENSLLKFKQSLKDDSNALLSWDPSKSRPCYGSKNNWVGIICSKGGNIWGLRLENMELSGSIDIDALSEISRLRSLSFMNNSFSGPLPDFRKLRPLKAFFLSNNKFDGSISSNAFQGMRRLRKLYLENNKFNGKIPISLVDLEKIVELNLEGNQFEGPIPDLKSSASLKTFNVSNNQLEGPIPSTLAKFDATAFSGNKELYGPPLTKASSSPPPSTNNPNGPSMEDQTEDRSTSTKPESEISDKHVPIAAIAAGVSVAIILAILLIILVLKTNNCTKTNQDNNISRSDKQWTAATSTHGSNQGFNENSNGGGGGGNGGGGRKGESVGKLTFVREDYRPKFDLPDLLKAAAEILGSGCFGSSYKATFNDGNAVVVKRFKQMNNVGREEFQEHMRRLGRLNHPNVLPLLAYYYRKEEKLFITNPIQKGSLAVLLHGQTRGKPTLDWPTRLKVIKGVAKGLAYLYKELACLVAPHGHLKSSNVLINASYDALISDYGLIPLINQESVQEMMVAYKSPEHFNNGRITKKTDVWALGILIIEVLTGKFPSSYLQNGTEVDMTIWVRSVINEGFDKNVNSTRNCEGEMQKLLNIGMACCESNVDKRLDINQACDQIQELHDPDLEDDFYSTCDSTEPGSRNSSRPASHDFTVLIN; from the exons atggcTTTTAAGCGATATTTATATCTCTATAGTTTTATTTTcgtctttattatttttcttcatattGCCATTTCTCATGGTGCATCATCATCATTGGAAGATGAGAATTCCCTCTTAAAATTCAAGCAAAGTTTAAAGGACGATTCAAATGCCCTTTTAAGTTGGGATCCCTCAAAAAGTAGACCATGTTATGGAAGTAAGAATAATTGGGTTGGTATAATATGCTCTAAAGGTGGTAATATTTGGGGATTAAGACTTGAAAATATGGAATTATCAGGATCGATTGATATAGATGCTCTTTCAGAAATATCAAGATTAAGATCTTTAAGTTTTATGAATAATAGTTTTAGTGGGCCCTTGCCTGATTTTAGGAAATTAAGAcctttaaaagctttttttttgtcgaataataaatttgatggatcTATTTCTTCGAATGCTTTTCAAGGAATGAGACGTTTAAGAAAACTTTATTTagagaataataaatttaatggtaaAATTCCAATTTCTTTAGTTGATTTGGAAAAGATTGTGGAATTAAATCTTGAAGGTAACCAATTTGAAGGCCCTATTCCTGATCTTAAATCAAGTGCATCTCTTAAAACTTTTAATGTTTCTAATAACCAATTGGAAGGTCCAATTCCAAGTACCCTTGCTAAATTTGATGCTACTGCTTTTTcag GAAACAAAGAGCTGTATGGACCTCCACTAACAAAAGCTTCATCATCACCACCCCCATCCACAAACAACCCAAATGGACCATCCATGGAGGACCAAACAGAAGACCGATCAACATCAACAAAACCGGAATCAGAAATATCAGACAAACATGTCCCAATAGCAGCCATTGCAGCTGGTGTTTCAGTAGCCATCATTCTAGCAATTCTACTAATCATATTAGTACTTAAAACCAATAACTGCACTAAAACCAATCAAGACAACAACATTTCTAGATCAGATAAACAATGGACGGCGGCGACATCGACACATGGCAGCAACCAAGGTTTTAACGAAAACTCGAATGGTGGTGGTGGCGGTGGTAATGGTGGTGGTGGTCGGAAAGGCGAAAGTGTAGGGAAATTGACATTTGTAAGGGAGGATTATAGGCCAAAATTTGACTTACCAGATTTGTTAAAGGCAGCAGCAGAGATATTGGGAAGTGGGTGTTTTGGATCATCTTATAAGGCAACATTTAATGATGGGAATGCTGTGGTTGTAAAAAGGTTTAAGCAAATGAATAATGTGGGTAGAGAAGAGTTTCAAGAACATATGAGAAGATTAGGGAGGTTAAATCATCCTAATGTGCTTCCACTTTTGgcttattattatagaaaagaAGAGAAACTTTTTATTACTAATCCTATTCAAAAGGGTAGCCTTGCTGTTCTTCTTCATg GCCAAACTCGAGGAAAACCAACCTTAGATTGGCCAACACGTTTAAAGGTAATCAAAGGAGTAGCAAAAGGTCTTGCATACTTGTACAAAGAACTTGCCTGTTTAGTCGCACCCCACGGACATCTAAAGTCATCCAACGTACTAATCAATGCGTCGTACGATGCATTGATCAGTGATTACGGTTTAATCCCTCTAATCAACCAAGAAAGTGTACAAGAAATGATGGTAGCCTATAAATCACCCGAACATTTCAACAATGGACGTATCACAAAAAAAACCGATGTTTGGGCACTCGGAATCTTGATAATAGAAGTACTAACAGGTAAATTTCCATCGTCGTACTTACAAAATGGGACTGAAGTCGATATGACCATTTGGGTACGTTCAGTTATAAATGAAGGATTCGATAAAAACGTGAATTCAACTCGGAATTGTGAAGGGGAAATGCAAAAGTTACTAAATATTGGTATGGCTTGTTGTGAAAGTAATGTCGATAAAAGGTTGGATATCAATCAGGCTTGTGATCAGATTCAAGAGCTTCATGATCCTGATTTAGAGGATGATTTTTACTCTACTTGTGATAGTACTGAACCCGGTTCACGAAACTCTTCTAGACCCGCTTCACATGATTTTACTGTGCTTATCAATTAA